The Agrobacterium cucumeris genome has a segment encoding these proteins:
- a CDS encoding formate dehydrogenase beta subunit, whose product MSVTVFVPGDSAALAVGANRVADAIAREAASRNLDVHVVRNGSRGMLWLEVLVEVRTDHGRIAYGPVNAGDVASLFDADFLTGGEHRLCLGPTKDIPFLKSQTRLTFARCGVTDPLSLEDYRAYQGMKGLEKAVAMAPLDIVAQVTESGLRGRGGAGFPTGIKWKTVADAVADQKYIVCNADEGDSGTFADRMIMEGDPFVLIEGMVIAGLAVGATKGFIYTRSEYPHAIKVMEQAIEIARREGIIGASVLGSGRAFDLEVRMGAGAYVCGEETSLLNSLEGKRGTVRAKPPLPALQGLFGKPTVVNNVISLASIPVIMDLGAAFYRDFGVGRSHGTIPIQLAGNIRHGGLYETAFGLPLGQLVNDIGGGTITGRPVKAVQVGGPLGAYFPVSLFDTLFDYEAFTAAGGLIGHAGIVVFDDSADMLHQARFALEFCAVESCGKCTPCRIGSTRGVETVDSIALGIEREKNTALLADLCETMKFGSLCALGGFTPYPVMSALRHFPDDFVPIPRVEAAE is encoded by the coding sequence ATGAGTGTCACCGTTTTTGTTCCCGGCGATTCCGCCGCGCTTGCCGTTGGTGCAAACCGTGTTGCCGACGCCATTGCCCGGGAGGCGGCCAGCCGCAATCTTGATGTGCATGTTGTCCGCAACGGTTCGCGCGGCATGCTCTGGCTCGAAGTGCTGGTCGAAGTGCGCACCGACCATGGCCGCATCGCCTACGGGCCGGTGAACGCCGGCGACGTCGCCTCGCTGTTCGATGCGGATTTTCTGACCGGCGGCGAGCATCGTCTCTGTCTCGGGCCAACAAAGGACATCCCGTTCCTGAAAAGCCAGACGCGTCTGACATTTGCGCGCTGCGGCGTCACTGATCCATTGTCGCTTGAGGATTATCGCGCCTATCAGGGCATGAAAGGCCTCGAAAAAGCCGTCGCCATGGCGCCGCTCGACATCGTCGCCCAGGTGACCGAAAGCGGCCTGCGCGGACGCGGCGGCGCGGGTTTCCCCACGGGCATCAAATGGAAGACCGTTGCCGATGCGGTGGCCGACCAGAAATATATCGTCTGCAATGCGGACGAGGGCGATAGCGGCACCTTTGCCGACCGCATGATCATGGAAGGCGATCCCTTCGTGCTGATCGAAGGCATGGTGATTGCCGGCCTTGCCGTTGGTGCGACTAAGGGTTTCATCTATACGCGCTCGGAATATCCGCACGCGATCAAGGTCATGGAGCAGGCAATCGAGATCGCCCGGCGTGAAGGCATCATCGGCGCATCTGTCCTCGGTTCCGGGCGGGCCTTTGATCTCGAAGTGCGCATGGGTGCCGGCGCCTATGTCTGCGGCGAGGAAACATCACTTCTCAACAGTCTGGAAGGCAAGCGCGGCACCGTGCGCGCCAAGCCGCCGCTACCCGCCCTGCAGGGCCTGTTCGGAAAACCCACCGTCGTCAACAATGTGATTTCGCTGGCATCCATTCCGGTCATCATGGATCTGGGTGCCGCCTTCTATCGCGATTTCGGCGTCGGCCGTTCGCACGGCACGATCCCCATCCAGCTTGCCGGAAACATACGACATGGCGGGCTTTACGAGACCGCCTTCGGCCTGCCGCTCGGCCAGCTGGTCAACGATATCGGTGGCGGCACGATCACCGGACGTCCCGTCAAGGCGGTGCAGGTGGGCGGTCCGCTCGGCGCCTATTTCCCGGTTTCGCTGTTCGACACGCTCTTCGACTATGAGGCCTTTACGGCGGCTGGCGGCCTTATCGGACATGCCGGCATCGTGGTGTTTGACGACAGCGCCGACATGCTGCATCAGGCCCGGTTCGCGCTGGAATTCTGCGCCGTCGAAAGCTGCGGCAAGTGCACGCCCTGTCGCATCGGCTCGACGCGCGGCGTCGAGACGGTTGACAGCATCGCGCTCGGCATCGAGCGGGAGAAGAACACCGCGCTCCTCGCTGACCTCTGCGAGACCATGAAATTCGGTTCGCTTTGTGCGCTTGGCGGCTTCACGCCCTATCCCGTCATGAGCGCGCTCCGGCATTTCCCTGATGATTTTGTCCCCATCCCACGTGTTGAAGCGGCGGAGTAA
- the fdhF gene encoding formate dehydrogenase subunit alpha: MALVSEFDYGTPKSRATDMVTLTIDGRQITVPAGTSIMRASREAGIDVPKLCATDMVDAFGSCRLCLIEVEGRNGTPASCTTPVAAGLVVHTQTERLKQIRKGVMELYISDHPLDCLTCAANGDCELQDMAGAVGLRDVRYGYEGDNHVKARTGDGDLNARWMPKDESNPYFTYDPSKCIVCSRCVRACEEVQGTFALTIEGRGFESRVSPGAHEAFLDSDCVSCGACVQACPTATLTEKSVIEIGQPEHSLVTTCAYCGVGCSFKAEMRGEELVRMVPWKDGQANRGHSCVKGRFAYGYATHRDRILNPMIREKISDPWREVTWEEAFSHVASEFQRIQGQYGREAIGGITSSRCTNEETFLVQKLIRAGFGNNNVDTCARVCHSPTGYGLGQAFGTSAGTQNFDSVEHSDVVVVIGANPTDGHPVFGSRLKKRLRQGAKLIVIDPRRIDLVRGPHVEASFHLPLKPGTNVAVLTALAHVIVTEGLFNEAFIRERCDWSEFEDWAAFVAEPQHSPEETESFTGVPAEELRGAARLYARGGNGAIYYGLGVTEHSQGSTTVMAIANLAMATGNIGRPGVGVNPLRGQNNVQGSCDMGSFPHELPGYRHISDDATRDIFEKLWGVKLNNEPGLRIPNMLDAAVDGSFKGIYIQGEDILQSDPDTKHVSAGLAAMECVVVHDLFLNETANYAHVFLPGSTFLEKDGTFTNAERRINRVRRVMSPKNGFADWEVTQKLAQAMGLSWNYEHPSEIMDEIAATTPSFASVSYDYLERNGSVQWPCNEKFPQGSPIMHVDGFVRGKGKFIRTEYVATDERTGPRFPLLLTTGRILSQYNVGAQTRRTENVVWHEEDRLEIHPHDAEQRGVKDGDWVKLASRSGDTTLRALITDRVAPGVVYTTFHHPGTQANVITTDFSDWATNCPEYKVTAVQISPSNGPTEWQEEYDALGRRSRRITGKLEAAE; this comes from the coding sequence ATGGCCCTTGTTTCTGAATTCGACTACGGAACCCCGAAATCCCGCGCAACGGACATGGTGACGCTCACCATCGACGGCCGGCAGATCACCGTACCGGCGGGAACGTCGATCATGCGGGCCTCACGCGAAGCGGGTATCGATGTGCCGAAACTCTGCGCCACCGATATGGTGGATGCTTTCGGTTCCTGTCGGCTCTGTCTTATCGAGGTGGAAGGCCGCAACGGCACTCCCGCCTCCTGCACCACGCCCGTCGCCGCCGGTCTTGTCGTGCATACGCAGACGGAGCGGCTGAAGCAGATCCGCAAGGGTGTGATGGAGCTTTATATTTCCGATCACCCGCTCGACTGTCTGACCTGCGCGGCCAATGGCGATTGCGAGCTGCAGGACATGGCGGGTGCCGTGGGCCTGCGCGATGTGCGCTACGGTTATGAAGGTGACAACCACGTCAAGGCACGCACCGGTGATGGCGATCTCAATGCCCGCTGGATGCCGAAGGACGAAAGCAATCCCTATTTCACCTATGATCCTTCCAAATGTATTGTCTGCTCGCGTTGCGTGCGCGCCTGCGAGGAAGTGCAGGGCACGTTTGCACTGACGATCGAAGGGCGTGGCTTTGAAAGCCGCGTGTCACCCGGCGCGCATGAGGCCTTCCTTGATTCCGACTGCGTTTCCTGCGGCGCCTGCGTGCAGGCCTGTCCCACCGCGACACTGACGGAAAAATCGGTGATCGAGATCGGCCAGCCGGAGCATTCGCTGGTCACGACCTGCGCCTATTGTGGTGTCGGCTGTTCCTTCAAGGCGGAAATGCGCGGCGAAGAGCTGGTGCGCATGGTGCCGTGGAAGGACGGGCAGGCCAATCGCGGCCATTCCTGCGTCAAGGGCCGTTTCGCCTATGGTTATGCAACCCACAGAGACCGTATCCTCAACCCGATGATCCGCGAAAAGATCAGCGATCCCTGGCGGGAAGTCACGTGGGAAGAGGCTTTCTCCCATGTCGCGTCGGAGTTTCAGCGCATCCAGGGCCAATATGGCCGGGAAGCCATCGGCGGCATCACCTCGTCCCGCTGCACGAATGAAGAAACCTTCCTCGTTCAGAAACTCATCCGTGCCGGTTTCGGCAACAACAATGTCGATACCTGTGCCCGCGTCTGCCACTCACCCACGGGCTATGGTCTCGGTCAGGCTTTCGGCACCTCGGCGGGAACTCAGAATTTCGACAGCGTGGAGCATTCCGACGTCGTCGTGGTTATCGGTGCCAATCCGACGGACGGGCACCCGGTCTTCGGTTCCCGGCTGAAAAAGCGGCTGCGGCAGGGCGCAAAACTGATCGTCATCGATCCCCGCCGTATCGATCTCGTGCGCGGCCCGCACGTGGAGGCATCCTTCCACCTGCCGCTGAAGCCCGGCACCAACGTCGCCGTGCTGACGGCGCTTGCACATGTGATCGTCACCGAAGGCCTGTTCAACGAGGCCTTCATCCGCGAGCGTTGCGACTGGTCTGAATTCGAGGATTGGGCTGCTTTCGTTGCCGAGCCTCAGCACAGCCCGGAAGAAACCGAAAGTTTCACCGGTGTTCCGGCGGAAGAACTGCGCGGGGCCGCCCGCCTTTATGCCCGGGGCGGCAATGGTGCGATCTATTACGGCCTTGGCGTGACCGAACACAGCCAGGGGTCGACCACGGTCATGGCGATTGCCAATCTGGCCATGGCCACCGGCAATATTGGCCGCCCCGGCGTGGGCGTCAATCCGCTGCGCGGGCAGAACAACGTTCAGGGCTCCTGCGACATGGGCTCGTTCCCGCATGAGCTTCCGGGTTACCGGCATATTTCCGATGACGCCACGCGCGACATCTTCGAGAAACTCTGGGGCGTAAAGCTCAACAACGAGCCGGGACTGCGTATCCCCAACATGCTCGACGCTGCCGTGGATGGCAGCTTCAAGGGCATCTACATTCAGGGCGAGGATATTCTCCAGTCCGATCCGGACACGAAGCACGTGTCCGCCGGTCTTGCCGCCATGGAATGTGTCGTGGTGCATGATCTCTTCCTGAACGAGACGGCGAATTATGCGCACGTCTTTTTGCCCGGTTCCACCTTCCTCGAAAAGGACGGCACCTTCACCAATGCCGAGCGCCGTATCAACCGCGTGCGCCGGGTCATGTCGCCGAAGAACGGTTTTGCCGACTGGGAGGTGACACAGAAGCTGGCGCAGGCCATGGGGCTTTCATGGAACTATGAACATCCGTCGGAAATCATGGATGAAATTGCGGCGACGACACCGAGTTTCGCCAGCGTTTCCTATGATTATCTCGAGCGGAACGGTTCGGTGCAGTGGCCCTGCAACGAGAAGTTCCCGCAGGGGTCGCCAATCATGCATGTCGACGGTTTCGTACGTGGCAAGGGCAAGTTCATCCGCACCGAATATGTGGCGACGGATGAACGCACCGGCCCGCGCTTCCCGCTGCTGCTCACCACCGGCCGCATCCTGTCGCAATACAATGTCGGCGCGCAGACACGGCGCACGGAAAACGTCGTGTGGCATGAGGAGGATCGGCTGGAAATCCACCCGCATGATGCCGAACAGCGCGGCGTCAAGGATGGCGACTGGGTGAAGCTTGCCAGCCGCTCCGGAGATACGACGCTGAGGGCGCTGATCACCGACCGCGTGGCGCCGGGCGTGGTCTATACGACCTTCCACCATCCCGGCACGCAGGCGAATGTCATCACCACCGACTTCTCCGACTGGGCAACGAACTGTCCCGAATACAAGGTGACCGCCGTGCAGATATCACCTTCCAACGGGCCGACGGAATGGCAGGAGGAGTATGATGCGCTCGGCCGCCGGTCGCGGCGGATCACCGGCAAGCTGGAGGCAGCCGAATAA
- a CDS encoding formate dehydrogenase subunit delta, whose amino-acid sequence MLLNHTDEKLVRMANQIAIFFLSQPEDVRIDGVATHINKFWEPRMRRRFFEIVDAGAGDFLPLVIAASAEIKRPGTPTADAVGLGEDAKGAPGGKGPAAGESLSEPSIPETRH is encoded by the coding sequence ATGTTGCTTAATCACACCGACGAAAAACTGGTGAGAATGGCGAACCAGATCGCGATTTTTTTCCTGTCTCAGCCGGAGGATGTCCGCATTGACGGTGTCGCCACCCACATCAACAAATTCTGGGAGCCGCGCATGCGCCGCCGGTTTTTCGAGATCGTGGATGCCGGTGCCGGCGATTTTCTGCCGCTGGTGATCGCAGCCTCAGCGGAGATCAAGAGACCCGGAACGCCCACCGCCGATGCAGTGGGGCTTGGGGAGGATGCAAAGGGTGCGCCGGGAGGCAAAGGGCCGGCTGCGGGTGAGTCCCTGTCCGAGCCGAGTATTCCCGAAACCAGACACTGA
- a CDS encoding OFA family MFS transporter encodes MAVAGVSAGEPVQAGILDRERIIAKPGFNRWLVPPAALAIHLCIGMAYGFSVFWLPLSKALPATDPSCSSLTLVGALFTTQCNWRVADLGWIYTLFFVLLGCSAAIWGGWLERVGPRKAGFVSACCWCGGILVAALGVMTHQLWLMWVGAGVIGGIGLGLGYISPVSTLIKWFPDRRGMATGMAIMGFGGGAMIGAPLANILMNTFKTDVSVGVWQTFVVMALIYFAFMMAGAFGYRIPPAGWRPEGWTAPAAKSAMITHRHVHLRDAHKTPQFWLIWAVLCLNVSAGIGVIGMASPMLQEIFAGSLIGLPGVGFAELDAGQKAQIAAIAAGFTGLLSLFNIGGRFFWASMSDKLGRKNTYFCFFILGIILYALAPTLATMGSKAFFVLALGIILSMYGGGFATIPAYLADIFGTQFVGAIHGRLLTAWATAGIAGPVVVNYIREAQIAAGVAPGPALYTSTMYILAGMLAIGLVANALVRPLPEKWFMSDAEVAALQAKTAAASAGPTGSFGIGRGGLDTKAVFAWLAVGIPLLWGVWVTVKSSLALFG; translated from the coding sequence ATGGCAGTAGCAGGCGTATCTGCGGGAGAACCGGTGCAGGCCGGAATTCTGGACCGCGAACGGATCATAGCAAAACCCGGATTTAACCGCTGGCTGGTGCCGCCGGCAGCATTGGCCATTCATCTGTGCATCGGCATGGCCTATGGCTTCAGTGTTTTCTGGCTGCCATTGTCGAAGGCCCTGCCGGCGACGGACCCCAGCTGCTCCAGTCTTACCCTTGTCGGCGCTTTGTTTACCACGCAGTGCAACTGGCGCGTGGCCGATCTTGGCTGGATTTACACGCTGTTTTTCGTCCTCCTGGGTTGCTCGGCGGCAATCTGGGGCGGCTGGCTGGAACGGGTGGGACCACGCAAGGCCGGATTCGTTTCCGCCTGCTGCTGGTGCGGCGGCATTCTGGTCGCAGCACTCGGCGTCATGACGCATCAATTATGGCTCATGTGGGTGGGCGCGGGTGTCATCGGCGGTATCGGGCTTGGCCTTGGTTATATCTCGCCGGTCTCGACCCTGATCAAATGGTTCCCCGATCGTCGCGGCATGGCGACCGGCATGGCTATCATGGGCTTCGGTGGTGGGGCGATGATCGGCGCACCGCTTGCCAATATCCTGATGAACACCTTCAAGACGGATGTTTCCGTCGGCGTCTGGCAGACTTTCGTCGTCATGGCGTTGATCTATTTCGCCTTCATGATGGCCGGCGCCTTCGGTTACCGCATTCCGCCGGCCGGCTGGCGTCCGGAAGGCTGGACGGCGCCCGCGGCCAAGAGCGCGATGATAACCCATCGTCACGTGCATCTGCGCGACGCGCACAAGACACCGCAGTTCTGGCTGATCTGGGCGGTTCTGTGCCTGAACGTCTCGGCCGGCATCGGTGTTATCGGCATGGCCTCGCCGATGCTGCAGGAAATTTTCGCCGGCTCGCTGATCGGCCTGCCGGGTGTCGGCTTCGCCGAGCTGGATGCGGGGCAGAAGGCGCAGATTGCCGCCATCGCGGCAGGTTTCACCGGCCTGCTGTCGTTGTTCAACATCGGCGGGCGGTTCTTCTGGGCCTCCATGTCCGACAAGTTGGGCCGCAAGAACACCTACTTCTGCTTCTTCATCCTCGGCATCATTCTTTATGCGCTGGCCCCGACACTGGCGACGATGGGTTCCAAGGCATTCTTCGTTCTGGCTCTGGGCATCATCCTGTCGATGTATGGCGGTGGTTTTGCGACCATTCCAGCCTATCTCGCCGATATCTTCGGCACGCAGTTCGTCGGCGCCATCCACGGCCGGCTGCTGACGGCATGGGCAACGGCCGGTATTGCCGGACCGGTGGTGGTCAATTACATCCGTGAAGCGCAGATAGCCGCCGGTGTTGCGCCGGGTCCGGCGCTTTACACCAGCACCATGTATATTCTGGCGGGCATGCTGGCGATTGGCCTTGTCGCCAATGCGCTGGTGAGGCCGTTGCCGGAGAAATGGTTCATGTCGGATGCGGAGGTTGCCGCACTTCAGGCAAAAACCGCTGCCGCCAGCGCCGGCCCGACCGGTTCCTTCGGTATCGGCAGGGGCGGTCTCGACACCAAGGCTGTCTTCGCCTGGCTCGCTGTCGGCATACCGCTCCTCTGGGGCGTGTGGGTCACGGTAAAGAGCAGTCTGGCGCTGTTCGGCTGA
- a CDS encoding LacI family DNA-binding transcriptional regulator: MARNHATSLKDVARAAGVSVATISRLLNGTLELPAETKTRIESAIRELNYVPNPHARRLSRGRSDTIGLVVPDIGNPFFGMLVAAVEEEADRRGLAVSLFATLNRTGRELSYLRLLARNHVDGLVFITNHPNTDELAELINTTGKVVVVDEDVPGAIVPKLFCDNEQGGRLAGAHLAEHGHRRVLYVGGPEDMISTERRFSGFKSALSERVAQAELSISRYCGAYTVEFGRAAARRFLEEGRPATAIFASSDEIAIGFIEVLRAEGVRIPQDVSMIGFDDVGPLHLFAPPLTAIRQPVSAIGQRALSLLLETNWDQDPPFPSEELLPVEIVVRESVAPPAI; encoded by the coding sequence ATGGCGCGAAATCATGCGACCAGTCTGAAGGACGTTGCCCGGGCCGCGGGTGTTTCCGTTGCGACGATATCGCGATTGCTGAACGGTACGCTGGAGCTGCCGGCAGAGACGAAAACGCGCATCGAGAGCGCTATTCGCGAGCTCAATTATGTCCCTAATCCCCATGCCCGGCGTTTGAGCCGCGGACGCTCGGACACGATCGGCCTTGTGGTTCCAGATATCGGCAATCCGTTTTTCGGCATGCTCGTCGCGGCCGTGGAAGAAGAGGCAGATCGACGCGGTCTTGCCGTATCGCTGTTTGCCACGCTGAACCGCACGGGTCGCGAATTGTCATATCTGCGACTGCTTGCCCGTAACCATGTCGATGGGCTCGTCTTCATCACCAACCATCCCAATACCGATGAACTGGCAGAACTGATCAACACAACCGGCAAGGTCGTGGTGGTGGATGAAGATGTGCCGGGCGCAATCGTTCCCAAGCTCTTTTGCGATAACGAGCAAGGGGGGCGCCTCGCGGGAGCGCATCTGGCGGAGCACGGACATCGCCGGGTGCTTTACGTCGGCGGTCCCGAGGACATGATCAGTACAGAACGTCGTTTCAGCGGCTTCAAATCCGCACTCTCCGAAAGGGTGGCGCAGGCGGAGCTTTCGATTTCCAGATATTGCGGCGCATATACAGTCGAATTCGGCCGGGCGGCTGCCCGACGCTTTCTGGAGGAGGGGCGTCCGGCGACGGCGATATTCGCAAGTTCGGACGAAATCGCCATCGGGTTTATCGAGGTCCTGCGTGCTGAAGGCGTGCGCATTCCGCAGGATGTCTCGATGATCGGCTTCGATGATGTCGGGCCACTGCATCTTTTTGCACCGCCGCTCACCGCCATTCGCCAGCCTGTCAGCGCCATTGGCCAGCGCGCCCTGTCGCTCCTGCTTGAAACCAATTGGGATCAGGACCCTCCGTTTCCATCGGAGGAGTTGCTGCCCGTCGAAATCGTCGTGCGTGAATCCGTTGCGCCGCCCGCGATCTAA
- a CDS encoding ABC transporter substrate-binding protein: MPNLKRRYFSAALAATVLSGATLSAGLVHAAEKTIALVQINQQALFFNQMNEGAEKAAKEAGVKLVIFNANNDPAAQNSAIETYIQQKVDGIAVVAIDVNGIMPAVKQAAAANIPVVAIDAILPEGPQKAQIGVDNGKAGADMGTFFLDYVKSDMGGKAKIGVVGALNSFIQNIRQKGFEETIKDKSGITAAGVVDGQNVQDTALSAAENLITGNPDMTAIYATGEPALLGAVAAVESQSKQKDIKVFGWDLTKQAIAGIDAGYVAGVIQQDPAAMGAAAVKALKTVADGGTVEKTIAVPITIVTKANVEPYRAVFK; encoded by the coding sequence ATGCCAAATTTGAAACGTCGATATTTTTCTGCGGCTCTCGCTGCGACCGTCCTTTCCGGCGCGACCTTGTCTGCTGGTCTGGTCCATGCCGCTGAAAAGACCATTGCCCTGGTGCAGATCAATCAGCAGGCGCTGTTTTTTAACCAGATGAACGAAGGTGCGGAAAAAGCGGCGAAAGAAGCCGGCGTCAAGCTGGTAATCTTTAATGCCAATAACGATCCCGCGGCCCAGAACAGCGCGATCGAAACCTACATCCAGCAGAAAGTGGACGGCATCGCCGTCGTCGCCATTGACGTCAACGGCATCATGCCGGCTGTAAAGCAGGCGGCTGCCGCCAATATTCCCGTCGTTGCGATTGACGCCATTCTGCCGGAAGGCCCGCAGAAGGCGCAGATCGGCGTGGATAACGGCAAAGCCGGTGCCGACATGGGGACATTCTTCCTCGACTACGTGAAATCAGACATGGGCGGCAAGGCCAAGATCGGCGTCGTCGGCGCTCTGAATTCCTTTATTCAGAACATTCGCCAGAAGGGCTTTGAAGAAACCATCAAGGACAAGTCCGGCATTACGGCCGCCGGCGTCGTCGATGGCCAGAATGTTCAGGACACCGCACTTTCCGCAGCGGAAAACCTGATCACCGGCAATCCGGACATGACCGCAATTTATGCCACGGGTGAGCCGGCCCTTCTGGGCGCGGTCGCTGCCGTTGAAAGCCAGAGCAAGCAGAAGGACATCAAGGTCTTCGGTTGGGACCTGACCAAGCAGGCGATCGCCGGTATCGATGCGGGTTATGTCGCAGGTGTCATCCAGCAGGATCCTGCCGCAATGGGTGCGGCCGCTGTCAAGGCGCTCAAGACGGTTGCCGATGGCGGCACCGTCGAAAAGACCATCGCCGTGCCGATAACCATCGTCACCAAGGCCAATGTCGAACCCTACCGCGCGGTTTTCAAATGA
- a CDS encoding ATP-binding cassette domain-containing protein, with translation MIAAGQHTGAVDGAGGDILSRQTDREARISLRNIRKTFGSHQALRGVDLDIFPGECLGLVGDNAAGKSTLTKVISGTYIPDEGTITMEGETIRLSGPADARNRNIEMVFQDLSLCDHIDVVGNLFLGREITKGPFLDRQTMLTEARKMLDALEIRIPRLTAKVEKLSGGQRQAIAIARAASFNPKVLIMDEPTSALAVAEVEAVLSLINRVKAKGVSVILITHRLQDLFRVCDRIAVMYEGTKVAERQINETGLEDLVRLIVGGQRH, from the coding sequence ATGATTGCCGCCGGACAGCACACAGGCGCTGTCGACGGCGCCGGGGGAGATATTCTCTCCCGGCAAACCGATCGTGAAGCGCGTATCTCGTTGCGTAACATCCGCAAGACATTCGGGTCGCATCAAGCACTTCGGGGTGTCGATCTCGACATTTTTCCCGGTGAATGCCTCGGCCTCGTCGGCGACAATGCCGCGGGCAAATCGACCCTGACCAAGGTGATCTCGGGAACTTACATTCCGGACGAGGGCACGATCACAATGGAAGGCGAGACCATTCGCCTTTCGGGCCCGGCCGACGCCCGCAACCGCAACATTGAAATGGTCTTTCAGGACCTGAGCCTCTGCGACCATATCGATGTGGTGGGGAACCTCTTCCTTGGACGTGAAATCACCAAGGGACCTTTCCTCGACCGGCAAACCATGCTTACGGAAGCCCGCAAGATGCTGGATGCGCTGGAAATCCGCATACCGCGTCTCACCGCCAAGGTGGAAAAGCTCTCCGGCGGCCAGCGCCAGGCGATTGCCATTGCCCGGGCGGCCTCTTTCAATCCAAAGGTCCTGATCATGGATGAGCCCACCTCGGCGCTTGCCGTTGCGGAGGTGGAAGCCGTGCTTTCGCTCATCAATCGCGTCAAGGCGAAGGGCGTATCGGTCATTCTCATCACCCATCGCCTTCAGGATCTCTTCCGCGTCTGCGACCGCATTGCTGTCATGTATGAGGGCACCAAGGTGGCGGAGCGCCAGATCAATGAAACCGGCCTTGAAGACCTCGTCCGGCTGATCGTGGGAGGACAACGCCATTGA
- a CDS encoding ABC transporter permease, protein MNVYTERAKGSPLSDFIAENAQVLSIAVFFALCLVFFSATTDTFLTAGNLLNVIRQAAPILIVSIAMTLVIITGGIDLSVGSMVALINAVGAILLAAGYAWPLVLVAMLMLGGVLGLLQGWFIAYQGIPAFIVTLAGLSILRGVALYITQGYSIPIPDAPGFFYLGRGDLLGMPVPALIGIFMTAIAYVILSSTRYGRRVVAVGSNLEAARRVGMPAKWILASVYLGAGVASAIAGLLIAARLGSGSSNAAVGFELQVVAAVVLGGTSLMGGRGTILGTVLGTMTIAVIGNGLILMHISPFFTQIVTGAIILAAIWLNTRIFTTNFRFGVKRKG, encoded by the coding sequence TTGAACGTCTATACTGAACGCGCCAAGGGCTCACCGCTGTCGGATTTCATCGCGGAAAATGCGCAAGTCCTGTCGATCGCGGTATTTTTCGCCCTTTGCCTGGTGTTTTTCTCCGCCACGACGGACACGTTTCTGACGGCCGGCAATCTGTTGAATGTCATTCGTCAGGCCGCGCCGATCCTGATCGTCTCGATTGCCATGACACTGGTTATCATAACCGGCGGTATCGACCTGTCGGTCGGTTCCATGGTGGCGCTTATCAATGCCGTTGGCGCCATTCTGCTGGCGGCGGGTTACGCCTGGCCGCTGGTTCTGGTGGCCATGCTGATGCTGGGTGGGGTGCTTGGCCTGCTGCAGGGCTGGTTCATCGCCTATCAGGGCATTCCGGCATTCATCGTCACACTGGCCGGCCTGTCCATCCTGCGTGGTGTGGCATTGTACATTACCCAGGGTTATTCCATACCGATACCTGACGCGCCGGGCTTTTTCTATCTCGGTCGCGGCGATCTGCTGGGTATGCCCGTTCCGGCATTGATCGGAATATTCATGACGGCGATCGCCTATGTCATTCTCTCGAGCACACGATATGGACGCCGCGTCGTGGCCGTCGGCTCCAACCTTGAGGCGGCGCGGCGCGTCGGCATGCCGGCGAAGTGGATTCTCGCTTCCGTCTATCTCGGCGCCGGGGTGGCGTCCGCCATTGCCGGTCTCCTGATTGCGGCCCGGCTGGGTTCGGGTTCCTCCAATGCGGCGGTCGGCTTTGAATTGCAGGTCGTGGCGGCGGTGGTTCTCGGCGGCACATCACTGATGGGCGGCCGCGGTACCATTCTTGGCACCGTGCTCGGTACCATGACGATCGCGGTGATCGGTAATGGCCTCATCCTCATGCATATCTCGCCGTTTTTCACCCAGATCGTCACTGGTGCGATCATCCTTGCCGCTATCTGGCTCAACACGCGCATCTTCACCACCAATTTCCGTTTCGGCGTGAAAAGAAAGGGTTGA